The Candidatus Schekmanbacteria bacterium RIFCSPLOWO2_02_FULL_38_14 genomic sequence AGGGTTGATATGGGTATCTTTCCCTCCATGTGAATAGCCTTTGATTTATCAATGAACCTGGTATTGTTTTTCATCATTACAACTGCCTTCCCGCTTTCAATTGCATTCCTTACAGCTTCCTCATCTATTGGCAGCAAGCTTTTCTTTGCCTCTGTTTTTTTTCTGTCATCTGAAAAGTAAGATTCCAGTTTCTGGGTACTGCTGTCAAGCAAGTGAATAATCTGAACTTCAGGTTTAAACATTGAATCCAAAATGTGCATTATGTTTTTTAATGTTTCTTTTAAAGTTGATTTTGCTGTGACTGAACGGGTTAATTCGTTTATAAAATGGAATTTTTTTGAATCAATCGATTCAAAAGATTTTGAGGTTATGGACAGATGTTTTTTTTTGGTCTCTTCCCTGCTTTTAGGTTCAGTCATATTGAACAAGATCTCAGTTTGATGGGTTTTGCTTCTGGCAATCTGTTAATTTTTCAAAAAGCTTTGCATTTTTGATTGCTATGGTAGCGTGGCTTGAAAGGGTAGAGAGTAGTTCTTCATCCTGTGCTGAAAAGGCATTGGGGCGAACACTGTCAACATTTATGACTCCTATGATTTTTCCTTCCAGCAACATTGGAACAGCAAGCTCTGAGTTTACTTCCTTTAAGGCTGAAACATAGTATGGATTTTTCAAAACATTTCCTTCTCTGATAGGCTTTCCGGTTTTGGCTACAATACCGGTTATTCCCTGTCCAAGCTTCAGCTTGATTTTTTCAGGAGCATCAGGCTGGAGCCCTCTTGCTGATTTTATGATTAGAACATCGCTTCCTTCTTCTATCAGAATCAGCGACCCGCTTGTTGCAGAAGTAAGATAAATTGCTTTGTCGATTATCAGGTCCAGAAGCCTCTGAAGTTCCAGAGTTGATGTCATTGCCATTCCTATTTCAAACAGTGCTGTAAGTCTTTCGTTTTTCTTGCGCATCATTTCGTGAATTCTGGCATTCTGGACATCTATAGCCGCAAGACCTGCGAGAACATTAAGAAGCTTGAGGTCATCTTCTGTGAAATCGCTTCTGTCAGTTTTTGAATCCGCTGTAATAACTCCAAGGACTAATTCTTCTATTTTTAATGGCGCTGCTATAAAAGATGATACGCCAAGTTCATTTTTTGGTTCTAAACTCTGGTCTTTTACAAGCTTTGGCTTTCCATCTTTTGCAACCTTTCCTATAATTCCTTCTCCAATATTTATTTTGAAATTTTTTATAAACTCATTTGTTACCAGACCGCTTCCGGAACGGATTGTAAGGCATTTATTCTCTTCATCTATTAACATCAGAAGACTTCTTTCGACTTCAAGTATATTTGGTACTGAAGAAGTTATCAGTTCAAGGGTATGCTGAAGGTCTTTTATGGAGCTGTTCATAGCCTTTCCGATTTCATAAAGCATTGTAGTCTGAATCTGGTACTTCGAATGCTTTTGAAACTCAGAAGGTTTCAGGAAAAGATTTTTTATTTTTGAAATCATTCAGAAAACCCCTAAATCATTTTTGTTTTTGTCCTTACATCGTCACCCATATCACATAGGGTGATTATTTTTCAATCAATTATAATAGTTGAGAGTTCTTTTTGTGTTCTTGTATATAATTTTATGGTATTAAATATTTATCTCAAATTCCTGACATTTTCTCATTAAAGTATTGCGGTGGATACCCAATACTTCTGCCGCCGCACTTCTGTTTCCCCGGTTATTCTTCAAAACTCTTATAATGTAGGCTTTTTCCAATTCTTTGATTGAAAGCTTGCCTTCAAATATTTGATTTAATTTCTGGAAATCATTTTCCTCTTTCATAAGAGAAAGTGACGGAATCTGGCTTATTGAACTTTCTTTTAAAACCTTTGGTATGATTTTTTCTGAAGCAACCAGATGGATTCCGTTCACTTTATTTTTTATTTCCTTGACTAATTCAGATGCAATGTGGATTCCTTCCATTATGGAATTTTTTGCTTTCCCAAGCCTTTCTATTATTTCAGATGTTATCGGTTTTTCATGTTGGGAATGGTTGACCCTTCTTGCTGCCTCAACAGAAAGAACAGGCATTACCCCAGCAATAATTTTTACTCCTTTTCCTTCAGTATACTGGATTAAATTTTCAATCTGTCTGATACTGTATATAGGAGTTGTGATTATAAATTCAATTCCTGCCTCTATTTTTTGTTTTATGGTTTCCCCGCAGGATTCTGAGTTGCCGTTTTCAAGATTAAGAAGTGTCCCGACTGTAAAGGAAGGTTTTTCTCTTATATTTTTGTTTGAAAAGTCTTTTCCTTCTTTTAGGCGGTGAATAAAGTTAATCAGTTGTAGTGCATTGACTTCTTTTGTTTCTGATGTTTCGCTTTTACTTTTTATTATGGAAACTTTTTCTGATGTTATGCAAAGGTTTTTTATTCCAAGCATCCACGATGTCATAAGAAAGGCTTCAAGAAGCTTTTTTGTTTTTCCGCTGCATGCAATATGAACAATCGGGTCAATACCGCTGTCTTTAAGAAGATGGCATATTGCGATTGACCCTATTTTTGAATTGAACTGCAGTTCATCGCTTATAAGCATTCCATTTATAAAACTACTAAAGAAATTAGCGGTTTTAATGGCATCAAAGGCGTCATCCGGGCAACAAGATTCTAAATGAGTTGTTACCAGAAAATCATTTCTTTTAATAGATTCTGAAAATTGCATTGATATATTAAGATATAGAATTAATTTTTATAATAGATTTAAAACAGAAAAAGTCAACAGCAATTTATTATAACGATTATACGGATTATAAATTGACACAATATGGAAATAATATAAATTATTTACTAAATTGATTATGTAAAATCAGGCAATGTTTCGCAAAAAAACTTATAACTTACTACTTATAACTTGTAAGAGAGAAAGCAGATATGTTTGTAAGCAGTATTGTCAATAAACTGATATATTCCTTCTGGGCTGATTGCATAGGATTGTATGAAAATGGCACAGGAACATTTGAGGATATAGACAAGCTCTGCAGATTTGGTTTTGGTCATAAAAAAGGACCTTTTGAGATAATGGATGAAACAGGGCTTGACAGGGTAGCGGATGATTTAAAAATACTCTTTGAAAGAACAGGCGATGAGAGGTTTCGTGCTCCTGAATTGTTAAATAAAATGAGAAAGGAAGGAAAACTTGGGAGAAATTCAGGAGAGGGTTTTTACAACTGCATCAAAAAAAAATCTCAGAGTTCAGAAGATGATAGTTCCAAGCCTAAAAAATCTTTTGCTGGAGTCAAAAGAGTTGGAGTTGTTGGTTTCGGATCAATGGGCAGAGGAATTGTACAGGTTGTTGCTGAGAGTGGATTTGAAGTAGTTGTCAGAGAAGTAAGTCCTGACCTTTTGGATAAGGGAATAGGTTTCATTGAAAAAATTCTGACAGCCAAGCTTGATAAAGGAAAAATCAGTGAATCCGGAAAAAAAGAGATAATGGAGAGAATAAAAGGAACAATTGATTTAAGCGTGCTTAGAGAAAGTGATATAGTGATTGAAGCTGTTTTTGAAAAAATGGATTTAAAAAAGGAAATCTTCTCATGGATTGATAATATAGTTAAACCTGAAGCTATTCTTACCACAAACACTTCCTGCTTATCTGTGACTGAAATCTCTTCTGCTACAAAAAGGCCTGACAGGGTATGCGGGCTTCACTTCTTTAACCCTGTCCCTCTAATGAAACTTGTTGAAGTAATAAAAACAGAAAGGACATCTGAGGAAACATACAGAAAAACTGTGGATTTTGGAATTGCTTTGGGGAAGGAGACAGTTAAGTCCAAGGATTCTCCTGGTTTCATTGCAAACAGAATCTTATGCCCATATCTCTATCTTGCAGTGCAGGAATATGCTGACGGCTTATTTACAAAAGAAGAGATAGACGGTTCAATAAAGCTTGAAGCAGGGTTTCCAATGGGACCTTTTGAGTTGATTGATTTGATAGGAATTGATGTCTGTCTTGATATAGGTGAGGCAATGTACAAAGAGACAGGTATTCAAGAGCTCAATCCGCCAGCATTATTGAAAGAGATGGTAAAAAAAGGGTGTTTTGGAAGAAAATCAGGCAGGGGGTTTTATGATTATGGTTGATAAAGTTCGGAGTTTTGTGTTCAGACCACATCCCTAAGATCATCAATAACCATCGGTATTAAAATTCCGGATTTTTCATGAATTGCATAATCAGA encodes the following:
- a CDS encoding 3-hydroxybutyryl-CoA dehydrogenase codes for the protein MGRGIVQVVAESGFEVVVREVSPDLLDKGIGFIEKILTAKLDKGKISESGKKEIMERIKGTIDLSVLRESDIVIEAVFEKMDLKKEIFSWIDNIVKPEAILTTNTSCLSVTEISSATKRPDRVCGLHFFNPVPLMKLVEVIKTERTSEETYRKTVDFGIALGKETVKSKDSPGFIANRILCPYLYLAVQEYADGLFTKEEIDGSIKLEAGFPMGPFELIDLIGIDVCLDIGEAMYKETGIQELNPPALLKEMVKKGCFGRKSGRGFYDYG